Genomic segment of Exiguobacterium acetylicum:
ATACGTTGAACTCCGGGACCTCCACCAATCTTCTGATGCATCCACCATCCACTTGACGGATGGTCGTCTCTGGACTACGGGGCATGTGAGGGATGGTCGTGACGGAAATCGCCTTATCGAGATGAAGTTCGCGTTGATTTCCTGCCGCATCCTCTCGTTCGAAGTCATACAATCGATAGGTCGTGTCGGAAGACTGTTGCGTCTCTAGGATCACGATTCCCTTTCCGATTGCATGGATTGTACCGCTAGGAACGAAGAAGAAATCTCCTTTTTTTACAGGCTGACGTGTGAGCAGTCGCCTCCACTCCCCGGCGTCCACTCGGTCGCACATCTCCTCCTTCGTTCGAGCGGTGTGACCGATGATGATTTCCGCGCCCTCTTCCGCCTCTACTACGTACCAACACTCCGTCTTACCGTATGACACCCCCTCCAATTCCTGAGCCTGCAGATCGTCAGGATGGACCTGGACGGAGAGGTCGTCGGCCGCATCCAATATTTTGACGAGCAAGGGGAACGTATCGCTAGAATATTCTCCGAACAGGTGACGTTCGTGCTCCCACAAATCTGCCA
This window contains:
- the manA gene encoding mannose-6-phosphate isomerase, class I codes for the protein MILKMEPVFQERLWGGEKLASRFGYSLPANQIGECWGISAHPNGESIVMDGLYEGRTLADLWEHERHLFGEYSSDTFPLLVKILDAADDLSVQVHPDDLQAQELEGVSYGKTECWYVVEAEEGAEIIIGHTARTKEEMCDRVDAGEWRRLLTRQPVKKGDFFFVPSGTIHAIGKGIVILETQQSSDTTYRLYDFEREDAAGNQRELHLDKAISVTTIPHMPRSPETTIRQVDGGCIRRLVEVPEFNVYHVRASRGFELKTLNRFRAITILSGRGKIGRYEVSKGDHLMILAGTSSQIEGELEWIMSDVPAHTYVLS